The following coding sequences are from one Syntrophorhabdaceae bacterium window:
- a CDS encoding ATP-binding cassette domain-containing protein yields MIKIVDYHKTFNAGTLNEVYALRGIDLRIDEGDFLTIIGTNGSGKSTLLNAIAGTFLPDRGTITMGGRDVGGEADFQRARSISRVFQNPFMGTAPDMTIAENIHLAFMRGKPRYPVPGLTRERLALYREEVRMLEMQLEDRLDNTIGTLSGGQRQALTLLMAVMNEPKVLLLDEHTAALDPKSAAQVVALTERFIARYHLTTVMITHSMQQALALGSRTILMHKGQIIEEISGKDKQYLTTTDLLDRFADLRKQEQLTAEMIEEMRREYL; encoded by the coding sequence ATGATAAAGATCGTCGATTATCACAAGACCTTCAATGCCGGCACCCTCAACGAGGTCTATGCGCTTCGGGGCATCGATCTCCGTATTGACGAGGGGGATTTCCTGACCATCATCGGCACGAACGGCTCCGGCAAATCGACCCTTCTCAACGCCATCGCCGGCACCTTCCTCCCTGACCGGGGGACCATAACCATGGGCGGCAGGGACGTGGGAGGGGAGGCCGATTTTCAGCGCGCACGATCCATTTCACGCGTCTTTCAGAACCCCTTCATGGGAACGGCCCCGGACATGACGATCGCCGAGAACATCCACCTCGCCTTCATGAGGGGGAAGCCCCGCTATCCTGTCCCCGGCCTCACCCGGGAACGTTTAGCCCTCTACCGTGAAGAGGTAAGGATGCTGGAAATGCAGCTCGAGGACAGGCTCGACAACACCATAGGCACTCTTTCCGGCGGACAGAGACAGGCCCTTACGCTCCTCATGGCCGTTATGAACGAACCGAAGGTCCTCCTTCTCGACGAACATACCGCAGCCCTCGACCCAAAATCCGCCGCGCAGGTGGTGGCCCTCACCGAACGGTTCATCGCCCGCTACCACCTCACGACCGTTATGATCACCCACAGCATGCAGCAGGCACTCGCCCTCGGCTCCAGGACCATTCTGATGCACAAGGGGCAGATCATAGAGGAGATCTCGGGAAAGGACAAGCAGTATCTCACCACCACGGACCTCCTTGACCGCTTCGCTGACCTGAGAAAACAGGAACAGCTCACCGCCGAGATGATAGAGGAGATGCGGAGGGAATATCTTTAA